The Swingsia samuiensis genome contains the following window.
AAATACAATGTTCTAACTAGACTAAATTTATAAATACACTTCACTCAAAAAAACCTAAGACACACTATTTTTAACTTTTTAAAATAGTGTGTCTATTTAAATTTTATTTTATATCGTTGTTTGTTGAATTAACTATTTTTTTAGTGTTTAATTTTCATACCCAATAATTAACGTGTATGGAAAGTCATATGAAAAGGCATTTATCTCTTGGGTTACACATAAGTACTCTAGTCTTTTTTTTTGAATTTACTCCTGCTTTAGCAAGAGATGTCTCTCCAAAAACAATCACCCATAAACACCCCCCTTATAAAAAACTGCCAACAAAGGCTCATATCATTCCCCAAAATGATGAACATGTTACTGTTTCTGCTACTCACAAATCGCATGGAACACATATCATCTTATCTCGCAAAATCATGGATGAGCAGCTTCCTGGCACAAACCCACTAAAAACACTCGCTCAACTCCCTGGAATTCAATTCCAATCAGATGATCCTCAAGGGATCGATACTTACGCTATTCAACTTTACATGCATGGATTTACTCAAAACGAAATTGGAATGACCCTTGATGGGATCCCTTTAGGAGAGCCAACATTTCGAAATTACAATGGCCTTAATCCCATACAAGCAATTTCCTCTGAAAATGTTGCACGGCTAGATGTTTCTCAAAGTGCAGGAGCAGAGTCAGACGCAAATACAAATGCTTTAGGCGGAAGTATTAATTATATCTCATCAAGCCCCCATAATAAGACAGGTGGAACAATAGCTCAAAGTTTCGGCAGTAATTCTCTCTACCATTCCTTTTTTCGATTTGATTCTGGAAAGCTCAACTCTTCTGGAACAAAATTTTTCGTATCGTACATGAGGAACGATACAAATAAATGGAAAGGAGGGGGGGATCAGTTTATGCAACAAGTCAATGCTAAAATTGTTCAACCAATCGGCCAAAGCAGTCATGTTAGTGCTTTCTTTGATTGGGACGATTTACGCATGGTAAATTACCAAGACTATACTCCCAATTGGCTTAAAAATAATGGGCCTTCTTTAGATAATTTTTACGGACTGCCGAATGCATGGGCAAATGCCTATAATGCGTCTCGGGGTGTTTTTCCATCGTCTTATAAAAATGTTTATGATCCTAAAGATGCGTCATATTATGATAGTACCGCATCATCCGGTGACTCTTTTGGTGGAATTAATGCAGACCTCGAATTAACAAATCGACTACGTTGGAAAACAACATTGTATGGCCACGAAGAAACAGGCCATGGTACATATGCAAATCCATATGCATGCTCTAATAGCACAAGCTCTCCATGCTCACCTGCCGATGATACCGTTTCTCTGAATGGGGGACGAATTTTTGAGCAAGTGCGTAAACCTTCCATAAATCGTTATGGTGTTTTGTCTTCTCTTGACTATCACATAGCTAAAAATTTTATTTCCCTCGGAGGATGGTATGAAAATAATCATTACTCCACATATGAATATGCTTACCAGCAACCCTTATTAGGGGAAGGGGAACCATTAAATCCCTTTGGTAGTTTTTCTGGAGTGCCATATCGCACCTTGTGGGGACAACAATATAATACGAATACATTCACAGCTTTCGTCCAAGACACATATCATCCAATTTCATCATTGACCCTTCACTTTGGGTTTAAATCGATACTGAATACAACCCGTGTAGGAGATGCAGAAAATTGGTCTAAACGCTTTCCTCAGCTTACAAGTAGCGAAAGTCTAACAACAGCTAAGGCTTTTCTGCCTCACATGAGTGCTGAATGGCATTTTTTACCACGACATAGCCTTTTCGTTGATATTTCTGAAAATGTGCATGCCTATCCTCAGTCAGGATATAATTCAAGCAATGCACCAATGGCTGTTTCCCAAGTTGCATATAATGCTGTGAAGGACACCCTTCAACCTGAAACAGCATGGACGTTTGCTGGTGGCTATCGTTATGCAGACCGGTATGTCGATGCCAATTTATATTTATATCGTACAAATTTTCATAATCGCCTTCAACAAATCTTAGGAAGTGCAGGCGAGGGAAGTCTCTTAACCAACAATACCTCATCCGTACAAAATGTTGGAAATGTAAATATGAATGGCCTAGATGCTAGCTTAACTCTAACTCCAATCCGAGGGCTCAGTTTATTTAATAGTCTTAGCTACGACCATGCAACGTATGGTCAAAATATTAAAAGTGGGGGAAGTACGTATTTTACCAAAGGGAAACAAGTCGTTGCATATCCTCGCTTTATGTACAAAGCGCGTTTATCATATGATTGGAAAAATTGGCAAACATATATAGATGCCCAGTACTATAGTTCTAGAAATTTTGATTATACTGGAGACTATAAAATATCACCCTATTGGATGAGCGATTTAGGGGTGTCTTACACTCTAAATAATGTTCATTTATTAAATAATAATGCTTCTTCTATTCACAAACTTATTTTCTCTTTTAATATTTATAACCTTGCCAACACCCGATATGTATCCACGATGGGACAAAACGGTTTTACAATGAGCAATGCTCAAAACGCTTCATTTAACAATCAGTCCATCCTCCTTGGCGCTCCGCGACAATTCTTTGGATCGGTTAGAGCTGAGTTTTAAACATACAAACATAGCTATTCAGTTTTATTAAGTGCTGAATAGCTATTTTCTAGTGTAGCAAATGTCGATGCCATGATCTATGGAATTACTAATATATAAAAAGAAAGTCACGAATTTAAAATCACTGCAAATATTTTTATTATAAACCATTTATATAAAGGTCACGCTGTATATTCAGCGTGACCTTTATAGTTATTTACTCGTTCACATCAACTAAAACTACTTCTGAATCTTCGAAAGATTTAAATTTCAATATATCAGTATCGTCAACAGCTGCGCCGTCTCTTTCATTAATAATTTTACCATTCACTTCTACTCGGCCTTTAGCGACAACCAGATAAGCCTTGCGCTCACGGCCAAGACTATATTCCGTCTCTTCACCATTTTTTAAATTGGCGCCTAGTACTCGAGCATCAGCGTGAATCTTCAACGCATCGTTATCATTATCTTGACCGGAAGCTAAGACTACAAAGTGCCCAGAGCGATCACCTTTTGGAAAAGTTCTTGTTCCCCACGAAGGTTTATGACCTTTTTGATCTGGCATAATCCAAATTTGAAAAATACGTGTGGTTTCTGGCTCTAAGTTATATTCACTATGCACGACCCCAGTACCAGCAGACATCACCTGCACATCACCGGCAACCGTACGTCCTTTATTCCCTAGATTGTCTTCATGAGTAATAGCTCCGTCACGAACATAGGTTATAATTTCCATGTCCCGATGAGGATGGGGAGGGAAGCCTGTCCCGGCAGCAATAGTATCGTCATTCCAAACAAGAAGATTCCCCCAGCCAACACGCTTAGGATCATAATAATCTGCAAAAGAGAAATGGTGTTTTGCTTGTAACCAACCGTGATGTGCTCCGCCGAGTTGATTAAAAGGACGAACGTCTATCATATGTTCATCTCCTAAATATCAATAAAGATATTATATTAGTTTCTGATCCTGTTTTTATAAAACATATTCTTAATAAATTAAACCAAAATAAAAGAAACTGACAGTTTCTAAAATTATGATATTCAAACCTAATTCAATAAAAATTATTTCCACGCCAATTATCGTGTATAGGGTTTAATCTATAAGAGGATAAAGTTTTCCCTTCTTTTATATTATCGCTATAACGAAATTTTGATGTTTCTACAGGTTTTTTGATATTTTTTATTAATGTTGATGCTTGTAAAAGCACTTCTTTCTCATGTTTCCCACTCTTTGAATTAAAAGAATTATATTTCTCAAATGTATTTGGAAAAATAACTTTAGGCCCCATCGACGTCATAACGACTTGCGGTAAAAAATCTGGAGGACGATAATTATCCTCTACACCACTCCATAAAGCAAAAACATGCTGCCTATATTCTGCTCCCAGTTGAGGAGTTAATGAGTGATATGCACCAACCGCCTGCAACCAACTATGTGTTTTTCCAAATAGTTGATGTAAAAACTCTCCTCCATATTGAGCATTCAAATAGGGGTCAAAAGCATTCTCTAAAGATCTAAACGCATCAGGATGTTGATGAAGGTTAATCTGCATGCATCCAACATCAATAGAAACTATTCCTTCCTGAATAAATTCACGAACAGCCTGAATTGCTTCATTCTTAGAATTGAAGAAATACCCTTTACCCTCAGCATTAACAGTCCAAGGCCATGCCTCTCTTTTTCCTAATCTAGATGTCGTCCTTCCACTCTCAATTAACGCAACGGACTGTAATAAATTATGGGGGATATTAAATTGATATTCTGCTTGTGAGATCGGGACAGAGCAAAGCCCATCCTCACTTCGGGCATCTTTACTATACCCCCCCAAACAGATCAAAATACTTAATAAGAAAAAGGTTCTCAGCATATAAAACTATATATCTGAGAACTGTAAATAAACCCTTACTCAGAAAGAGGTTCACACACCTTTTTAAGCCATTCTTGAACTTCAGGCTCAACTTCTGGAGCAATTTTAGAAAAAGTATTCGAATGATATGTATTAATCCAAGAAACCTCGTCTTCATTAAGAAGAGATAAATCAATCAATTCACGATCTATGGGAGTATAGGTTAACACCTCAAACTCTAGAAAATGCTTCGTGCTCTTTGGATTTTGCGCCTGTTTTACCAGCATTAAATTTTCAATACGGATACCATAATCACCCGCTTGATAATAACCCGGTTCATTAGACACAATCATACCCTCTTGAAGAGGCGTTGGTCTGAATACAGAGGAAATACTCTGAGGCCCTTCGTGAACAGATAAATAGCTTCCTATTCCATGCCCTGTTCCATGATCAAAATCCAAGCCAACTTCCCACAAAGGGAGCCGTGCCAATGCATCAAGACGGTGTCCTGTTGTCCCAAGAGGAAAACGCGCGCATGATAAAGCAATATTTCCTTTTAAAACACGCGTAAATGCTTCTTTAATGCTCTTTGGAGGGTTTTCCGGTCCAATCCAAACTGTTCGAGTAATATCTGTTGTTCCAAAAGGATATTGGCCGCCACTATCAATCAAATAAACACTATTAGGTGTTAAACTACGATCTTTCCCTATCTCCGCACGATAATGAGGATAGGCTCCATTGGGGCCAACAGCTGAAATTGCATCAAAGCTTTGTTCTTTATAAAACTCAGACTGTCTTCTAAAATAATCCAATCTTTCAACAAGATCAGTTTCACGTTGACCTACACCAGAAGTCGTCAATGAATGAAGAAAACGTGCAAGTGCTACACCATCATAATGATGCGCTCTTCTAGACCCTTCTTGTTCAACAACATTCTTAATTGCCTTAGGTAAGGTACACGGATCAACCTCATCGATAATCCGAGCTTTATTCATTTTCAGAAATGCTTCAAACCACACAGGTGTTGTTGAAGAATCAATGCGTACTGTTTTTTCTGATAATTTTAACAATCTTTCTTCTAAGTGGTGAGGGGGGTAAACGGTAACTTCATCCCTAAAAGCATCGAGTAAATCTCTCTCAACACGTTCCTTTTCAATAAAAAGCTCAGCCTTCGCGTCAGCATGTAAAAGAGCATATCCATGAGCAATAGGCGTGAGCGGAACATCACTCCCTCGTAAATTAAATAACCAAGCAACAGACGTACAGTCTGCAAAAATAACTGCGTCTTGATCGTTTTTTTCCAATAACTCGGCCAGCCTTTTGCGCTTGCTTGCGCTGCTTTCCCCGGAAAATTCAATAGAATGTTTAACTACAGCATTTTTGGTTTCTAAAGGGCGATCTTTCCATGCCATATCAATAGGGTTTTGAGTTAATGGTACAAGCTCTACATTCTTCGCCCGCCATGACTTTAACATTGACTGGCTAACAAGCTTCGGATCGTAGCCTATTTTTAGACCGCTTGCATTTTGCTCTAACCACTTTGACAATGGTTCTGAAATAATATGATGGCGCTCCCATACATCATGTAATACTTGTTCTTCCATCTGGACTGTATAACGACCATCTGAAAAAACAGAAGCGACATTAGGCAAAACGGCGGCTAGTCCAGCACTTCCTGTAAACCCCGTTAACCATGCCAACCGTTCAGATGCTTCAGAAACATACTCCCCCAGAAACTCATCGCCTCTGGGAATAATAAACCCTGAAACCCCAAGTTCTTCACAGGCTTGTCTTGTCAATTTTAGACGATCATGAAGGGCGATGGCAGATAATGTCATGATAAACTCTTTAAAGTGGATGTATCTTTTTCTAGGAGAAGCGTCATAAACAAAAGGTCTAACCAACGCCCTTTTTTAAAACCAACTTGAGATAAAAGGCCTTTTTGCTCAAACCCAAAACTTTTATGCAAAGCGACTGAAGCATCATTTCCAGCTGTGATCCCTGCAATCATAACATGGAAACCAGCTTCTTTAGCATGATCAATTAACTCTGCTAAAAGGCGTCTTCCAACGCCTTTGCCTTGATGCTGGTGCCCCACATACACTGAATTCTCAATCGTTTGGGAATATCCTTCAAAGGCCCTGAATGGACCATAAGATGCATATCCCAAAAGCTCATTATTTTCATTTACAGCAACAAATACAGGAAAACCGTGTGCTCTTCGATCTTCCATCCATCGCTGCCTTTGGTCGAGTGTAAAAGGTGTATTAATCCATAAGGCATCTGTATGCTCAATGGCATAATTAGTAATTTTTAGTAAGGCAGGAAGATCAGAACTTTTAGCCTTACGGATGATAATATCCATATTATCCTCGCCGACGCAATATTAAGGTCGCCCAATCACCTTCACGAAGTATGCGTTCCAAAATCAACCCCTGCCTCCTATGGGCCGCCAAAACCATATTCGCTTGGCTATACAACAACCCTGCCAAAATAGCTGTTCCATCAGGTGCCAAATTCAACGCTAAAGATTTTGCCATTCGACATAAAGGACGCGCTAAAATATTGGCAAAAACCAAATTATAAGGACCTTTAGAACGAACAGCATCTGTGTTCCAGCCGTTCCCAAAGCGACAATCAATCAAATTCCCTTGACCGTTTAATCGTGCATTTGATTTAGCTGTACGCACGGACCATGGTTCTATATCAACGGCAAGAACAGGTTGATGCAACAATTTAGCCGCTGCCATAGCTAAAATACCGGATCCACATCCCATATCTAAAATATTTTGTGGCTTACGGTAAGAAACCATTTCTAAAGCACGAATACACCCTCGTGTTGAGCCATGTTCGCCAGAGCCAAAAGCGATCCCTGCGTCCAGTGTAATTGTTAAGCGGGATCGGTTATCCGCACGGTGCAAATGTGTTCCACGAATAGTAAATCTTTTGCCAACTTCCTGCTCAGGAAAAGATTCATACGTCCGCGCTAACCAACCTTCAGCTTCTGTGGACTCTCGGTGCAAATCCGCATTACAACCTGTAAGAATACGCGCAACGGAAAGGGCATTATCAAGCTCGTCTTCTTTATACCCAATATCTTTGACACCTTCTATGCGCCAATATTTTTGCTCGTCATCTGCCTCAAATATTCCAACAGTCTCACAAGCACACATCAAAGCTTGTTCAAAAATGGGAACAAACTCTTCTTCAACAGTTAATGAAAGGGTTTCTAAAGCGCTTGCATGCCGGCGGCTAACACTACGAGGGGCCATCATGATTTTATCTCCACAAAATTCGCTAAAATGCGTTTTATTCCGACATTATTAAAGTTCACTTCCAACCGATCACCGTCTGAAGAAATGACTAACCCCTCTCCAAATTTTTGATGAAAAACTGTCGCCCCAAGGGGAATATGAGCTGTTGTTTCTTTTATATCTGTAATTCTTTTGTAAGCAGGCTGTGAACGGTTAGAACGTGTACTGGTAAAAGTACCCGACGCAAACATGGACGGACTAAAAGAAGCTTGCCTCCGTTTTTCAACACTTTCTCCCCGCATATCTATATATTCTAACGGTATTTCATCAATAAATCGACTAGGGATCGAACTTTGCCAATTCGCATAAATGCGTCGGCTTGCCGCGTGTAAAATAACAGCCCGTTGGCGCGCACGTGTAAGACCAACATAAGCAAGGCGACGTTCTTCTTCTAACGCTCGATTACCACCTTCATCTAATGACCGCTGGGATGGGAAAACTCCTTCCTCCCAACCAGGAAGAAAAACAGTATCAAACTCCAGTCCTTTTGCACCATGAAGCGTCATGAGATTAACTTTCTCATCTGTTTCAGTTCTATCAATATCCATGACTAAAGCCACATGCTCTAAAAACCCTTCAAGCGTTGCAAAATCACCAATCGCCCGCATAAGCTCACGAATATTTTCAAGACGCCCTGGCGCTTCGACAGATCGATCATCTCTCCACATTTGAAGATAACCTGATTCTTCCAAAAGCTGCTCACTTGCAACGACATGTCCTTCTGTATCCAGTGTTGCTTTCGCCTGAGTAAAATTAGCCATCAGATGAGATAAAGCTTTTTTTGATTTCCCTTTCAGACTGTCTGTAGAAAGCTGAATATTTACAGCATCAACAAGAGAGCAGGGAAGGGTTTGAGCCTCTTTATGCAATTTCTGAAGAGCAACAGCACCGATCCCACGTTTAGGAACGTTAATGATACGCTCAAAGGCCAAATCATCTGATGGCTGAGATAAAACACGCATATAAGCGAGACAATCCCGAATTTCAGCTCTTTCGTAAAAACGCAAACCACCCACAACGCGATAAGGGACCCCTAGCATTAACAGACGCTCTTCAAAAGGACGCGTCTGGAAGCCTGCACGCATCAAAATAGCAATCTCAGAGAGAGGATGCCCTGATTTCTGAAGGCGCTCTATAGCTCCACCGACAACGCGCGCTTCCTCATCTGAATCATGCACGCCTATAATCTGAACTTTCTCACCGTGAGCGTTCTTACGCCCAGAACGCAGGGTTTTTCCTAGTCGCCCTTCATTATGTGAAATTAAACCAGCCGCAGCTGCCAAAATTTGGTCCGTTGATCGATAATTTTCTTCAAGACGAACAACTTTAGCCCCTGGGAAATCTTTCTCAAACCGCAATATGTTTTCGATTTCTGCTCCTCGCCAAGAATAGATGGACTGATCATCATCACCTACACAAGCAATGTTTGAAATGCCATCATGACGCTTTGCGAGAAGCCTAAGCCACAAATATTGGATCGTATTCGTATCCTGATATTCATCGACTAATATATACCTAAAAATTCTATGATACTGAGCCAGAACATCAGGCTTTGTTCTTAAAATTTCAACCACATGCAACATAAGATCCCCAAAGTCGCATGCATTTAAAGTCTGAAGACGTTCTTGATAGAGGCGGTAAATAGCTAGGGCATGGCCATTAGCAAAATCTGTATCTTCTACAGGCGTTACCCGATCAGGGGTTAATCCTCTATCTTTCCATCGCTGAATAATTCCCAATAACTGATTGGGAGGCCACCGTTTTGTATCAATCTGAAACGGTTCCATCACTTGTTTTAAAAGACGGAGCTGATCGTCTGTGTCTAAGATATTAAATCCAGATGTTAACTGGACATACTCTGCATGACGCCGCAGCATGCGCGCACAAATGGCATGAAAAGTGCCCAGCCATAACCCTTCAACAGGTTCACCTAAGATAGCACCAACCCGCTCCTTCATTTCTTTAGCCGCTTTATTCGTAAAAGTGACCGCTAAAATCTGACTTGGATATGCTTTGCCAGTTAGTAAAATATGGGCAAAACGTGTAGTTAACACACGCGTTTTGCCTGTTCCTGCACCAGCAAGAATCAACAAAGGCCCCTCTGTTGTTTCAATTGCACGCCGTTGCTCTGAATTTAATCGAGACAAATAGTCCGAAGAGGGGGTAAGAGAATTATGTTGCACGTATTTTATATAGAATGAGATTACCTGGTGGCCAACACAAATATAAAAGATTTAACGAGAGATTTCATAAAAGGAACTGGCCCTCAAGGGCACCGAAGCCGTATGCGCACACGAGTTATGACTGCCGGCGCTGAGAGCCTAGCTGATTATGAATTGTTAGAAATGCTTCTTTTTTTGAGTGTGCCGCGCAAAGACACTAAGCCCATGGCCAAAAAACTAATCAATTATTATGGAAGTTTAATCGATATTTTTCGTGCTCCAACAAAGGAACTGCAAGCGCTTGGTTTAAATAATGATATTATTCGAACTTTGCGCTTACCAGCTATTGCTGCAGAACGGCTTTCACTCGCAGAAAAAAGAGAAAAACCTGTTTTAGGAAATTGGGATGCTTTAACCGGATATTTGGATGTTTCTTTAAAAAATGCATCGCCTAATCAATTTCGAATATTATATCTTGATAACCGCAATAAACTTTTATCTGATGAAGCTATAACAGAGTTTAATGATCACAAAACTCTCAATAAAACAATCGGAAAACAAGCTTTATCTCTGCATGCTTCCGCGATTATTGGGGTTTATTTCCAACCAAAAATCACTCTTCCGCAACTAGCGGATATAAGCCAACAGATAAAAACAGCACTGAATTTTTTATCTATTACAACTCATGATTTTTTATACGCTCAAGATCCAAACCATTATAAAAGCTTTCAGCAAGAAAATATTTTATAACTCTCATTAGAAATAAATATATGACTGATATTCATCTCAAACAAAATAAACTACAATCTTTTAAAGAGTTCATTGAGACACCAAACGTGAAAATTGATGATTTAATTTTGACAGGTCGTGGGCGTTATTTAACTGATTTGGATATTCTTGCTTATATTATTTCCCTTTGCATAAAAGATAATGATCTTTCTTTTTTACTAGCCCAATCACTTTTAGAAAAGTTCCACTCTTTCGCAATGGTTCTAATATCAAGAGGGGAGGATATAATGAGCATTAATGATATGAAACTCAGTATTATTCCCATGATCAAAGTATTACAAGAATTAGGCCTTCGGTATAACAAACAAAGAATGCCATCAAAAGATATCATCCGAAATGAAAAAGAACTTATTGAATATCTTAGTTCTCGTTTATCACGAGAAGTTATTGAACAATTTCGTATTTTATTCTTGGATGATGAAAAAAGCTTAATTTCTGATGAAGCTCAAGCACGAGGAACAATTAATCATACTCCCGTTTATCCACGAGAAGTGGCGAGAAGGGCACTCGAGCTGAATGCAACATCACTTATTTTAGTGCACAACCACCCCAGCGGAGACCCCAGCCCATCTAAAGCTGATTTGGATATGACCAAGCATATTCAAATCACTTTAGAGACAATTGGCATTGAGTTATTTGATCACTTTATTATTGGCAATGGCGTTCATACTAGTTTTAAAAAAGAAGGTTTCTTATAAAAGATCTGGGGACAACTGCGAAAGCCCTAATTCACCAGGGAGTGCCCCATACGGATAGATCGTATTAACGTGCCCCATCTTTCTTCTTGGACGCGCTTCTTTTTTCCCGTATAAATGAACCGAAACACCTTCTTTTTTAAGTAATGAAGGCACTTTTTCCATATCTTTGGGACCAATCAAATTATGCATAATCGCATCTGAATGACGGCGCGCTGTTGGTAAAAAAATGCCCGTTACTGCTCGAATGTGCATTTCAAATTGATCGATCAGGCAAGCATCCATGGTCCAATGACCAGAATTATGAGGCCGTGGAGCAATTTCATTTACTAATAAGTCACCCTTCGCGTCCTGAAAAAATTCAACCCCCAATATGCCAACAAGATCAAAACGTGTTGCAATCTTCGTAGCAATATCTTGAGCTCTCTGTGCGATCTCGGGTGTAACAGGCGCGGGGGCTAATGTAATATCTAATATTCCATCCCGATGCCTATTTTCAACAGCATCAAAACATCGAACGGTCCCGTCCACTCCACGCACAACCATAACACTTAACTCACGCTGAAAATCGATCTTTTTTTCAGCAATAAGTGGATAGGGTAAATCAGTTAACGCTCTTAACTCTTCAGCATTGTTAACGCGAAACTGTCCTTTCCCATCATAACCAAATCGTGTTGTTTTTAGAATAAGAGGAAATCCAATATCTTCCTCTAGTGCTAAAAGATTATGTGAAGAACTAACCTGTTTCCATGGAGCAACAGATACACCAATTCCCTCTAGTGACTGTTTCTCTAAAATACGATCTTGACTAATCTTCAAGACTTGCCCAGCCGGACGCACAGGCTTTAACCTCTCTAATAGCTCCAATCCTTGGGCACTAATATTCTCAAATTCAAATGTAATAACATCACACAAAGATGCAAACTCTTCTAGTGCAGCCTCATCATCAAAAGAGCCAACCGTAACAGATGCAGATACTTCAATAGCTGGACTTGAAGGAGCTGGATTTAAAATATGTACTCGATATCCTAATTTCGCAGCAGCCATGGCAGACATACGCCCAAGCTGACCGCCACCAATAATTCCAATAGTGCTACCAGGATAAAAAACTTGATTAGCCATTATGCTTCTTCACTCGGTCTATCTGCAACAGAAGCAGTTTGAGCTGCTCTCCAAGCTTCTAAACGTGTTGCTAGTTCCTTGTCATGCAGTGATAAGATAGAACCTGCTAAAAGAGCTGCATTCTTAGCACCAGCTTTGCCTATTGCTAACGTCCCTACTGGTACACCACCGGGCATCTGCACAATTGATAAGAGGCTATCTTGGCCTTTCAATGTCCGACTTTCTACAGGAACCCCTAAAACAGGTAATGTTGTCCAAGCCGCACACATCCCCGGAAGATGGGCCGCACCGCCAGCACCTGCAATAATAACATTTAATCCACGCGAACGCGCTGTCCGAGCATACTCCGCCAAGCGATCTGGTGTTCTGTGAGCGGAAACAATACGTTTTTCATAAGGGATACCTAGTTCATCTAGGATATCACAAGCATGCTTCATGGTTTGCCAGTCAGACTGACTACCCATAATAACACCTACACGCACAACAAAATCAGATTGAATCACATCAGAAGAAGTGGATAAAGTTTTGTTCATTAAGCTATGTCATCCGGAATAAGTTTTGTCTCGATTCGAGCAATCTCATCTTTCAACTGCAACTTCCTTTTTTTTAGTCGTTGCAATTGCAGCTGATTGATAGAATGGTTTGTTAAACGGCTAATTACCGTATCAAGATCACGATGCTCACTTCGTAACTCATGCAGACGTCTGAAGATAACATTATTATCAATCATCATTAGCGCATGCCCCAAAATGCTAGAAAGACATTATGGAAGAATGCAAACAGATCATCAATATAATTCAATGATCTGCTCCAAGCTTCGAGATTTTTACAACGACTGTTTAATTACTATGAGTTTTCTGCAACCACGAATGTACTCTCTGGTAAACTCTGCCCTTCACGAGCAAGTCTATCATTCGCCGCAGCAACAGCAGCATTTAAGTCAGTTTGTGTACACAATCCCAAAATAACTGGATCACGTGGCTTTATGTTTGCACTATTCCAATGCTGCCGATCCCGGACCTTAATAATAGTATCTTTAGTCGTCCCTAATAGCTTAACAATTTGTACTTCTGTTAATTGTGGATACTGCCGCAAAATAAAAGCGATCGCGTCAGGACGATCATTCCTTTTAGCAACAGGTGTGTAACGAGCACCCTTAGCACGTCGCTTAACCGGGCTAGGCGAGGGGGCTATCTTTAATTTTGCATTTGAATCAGCTTCACAACGCTTAATTTCAGCTTCAGAAAGCTGATGATTCTTTACCGGATC
Protein-coding sequences here:
- a CDS encoding GNAT family N-acetyltransferase; this encodes MDIIIRKAKSSDLPALLKITNYAIEHTDALWINTPFTLDQRQRWMEDRRAHGFPVFVAVNENNELLGYASYGPFRAFEGYSQTIENSVYVGHQHQGKGVGRRLLAELIDHAKEAGFHVMIAGITAGNDASVALHKSFGFEQKGLLSQVGFKKGRWLDLLFMTLLLEKDTSTLKSLS
- a CDS encoding 50S ribosomal protein L11 methyltransferase translates to MAPRSVSRRHASALETLSLTVEEEFVPIFEQALMCACETVGIFEADDEQKYWRIEGVKDIGYKEDELDNALSVARILTGCNADLHRESTEAEGWLARTYESFPEQEVGKRFTIRGTHLHRADNRSRLTITLDAGIAFGSGEHGSTRGCIRALEMVSYRKPQNILDMGCGSGILAMAAAKLLHQPVLAVDIEPWSVRTAKSNARLNGQGNLIDCRFGNGWNTDAVRSKGPYNLVFANILARPLCRMAKSLALNLAPDGTAILAGLLYSQANMVLAAHRRQGLILERILREGDWATLILRRRG
- a CDS encoding ATP-dependent helicase — translated: MQHNSLTPSSDYLSRLNSEQRRAIETTEGPLLILAGAGTGKTRVLTTRFAHILLTGKAYPSQILAVTFTNKAAKEMKERVGAILGEPVEGLWLGTFHAICARMLRRHAEYVQLTSGFNILDTDDQLRLLKQVMEPFQIDTKRWPPNQLLGIIQRWKDRGLTPDRVTPVEDTDFANGHALAIYRLYQERLQTLNACDFGDLMLHVVEILRTKPDVLAQYHRIFRYILVDEYQDTNTIQYLWLRLLAKRHDGISNIACVGDDDQSIYSWRGAEIENILRFEKDFPGAKVVRLEENYRSTDQILAAAAGLISHNEGRLGKTLRSGRKNAHGEKVQIIGVHDSDEEARVVGGAIERLQKSGHPLSEIAILMRAGFQTRPFEERLLMLGVPYRVVGGLRFYERAEIRDCLAYMRVLSQPSDDLAFERIINVPKRGIGAVALQKLHKEAQTLPCSLVDAVNIQLSTDSLKGKSKKALSHLMANFTQAKATLDTEGHVVASEQLLEESGYLQMWRDDRSVEAPGRLENIRELMRAIGDFATLEGFLEHVALVMDIDRTETDEKVNLMTLHGAKGLEFDTVFLPGWEEGVFPSQRSLDEGGNRALEEERRLAYVGLTRARQRAVILHAASRRIYANWQSSIPSRFIDEIPLEYIDMRGESVEKRRQASFSPSMFASGTFTSTRSNRSQPAYKRITDIKETTAHIPLGATVFHQKFGEGLVISSDGDRLEVNFNNVGIKRILANFVEIKS
- a CDS encoding JAB domain-containing protein encodes the protein MTAGAESLADYELLEMLLFLSVPRKDTKPMAKKLINYYGSLIDIFRAPTKELQALGLNNDIIRTLRLPAIAAERLSLAEKREKPVLGNWDALTGYLDVSLKNASPNQFRILYLDNRNKLLSDEAITEFNDHKTLNKTIGKQALSLHASAIIGVYFQPKITLPQLADISQQIKTALNFLSITTHDFLYAQDPNHYKSFQQENIL
- the radC gene encoding RadC family protein, with the protein product MTDIHLKQNKLQSFKEFIETPNVKIDDLILTGRGRYLTDLDILAYIISLCIKDNDLSFLLAQSLLEKFHSFAMVLISRGEDIMSINDMKLSIIPMIKVLQELGLRYNKQRMPSKDIIRNEKELIEYLSSRLSREVIEQFRILFLDDEKSLISDEAQARGTINHTPVYPREVARRALELNATSLILVHNHPSGDPSPSKADLDMTKHIQITLETIGIELFDHFIIGNGVHTSFKKEGFL